In Oryza sativa Japonica Group chromosome 11, ASM3414082v1, the following are encoded in one genomic region:
- the LOC107277486 gene encoding vegetative cell wall protein gp1 yields MATTHAPPPPQPPLPPAPAPLPLSHRRHRASSSSSCSLSTASSSSTASSPSPSPRGRTTNTSAAAATAATPTATSVVPFSWEHHPGIPKTSLHPSNSPPTPPLPLPPAPLRRAPAHPSSRHHHRRRHHHQRGGAIDAPHSDPFAAALAECTRERSTTAIDDLFPAPPAPPPPPSSSRRWSLSAAAGGGGGVFGSLLDLYGCKSAMAVAEGAFVVRRPVAAARPSGPRRAAGQGRARAGR; encoded by the coding sequence atggccaccactcacgcgccaccgccgccgcaaccaccattgccgccggcgccggcacctCTGCCGTTgtctcaccgccgccaccgtgcttcctcctcttcctcctgctccctctccaccgcctcctcctcctccaccgcctcctctccctccccgtcCCCTCGCGGCCGGACCACCaacaccagcgccgccgccgcgacagcCGCCACGCCGACGGCCACCTCCGTCGTCCCGTTCTCGTGGGAGCACCACCCCGGCATCCCCAAGACCTCCCTCCACCCGTCCAACtccccgcccacgccgccgctccctctccccccggcgccgctccgccgcgcgccggcaCACCCGTCgtcccgccaccaccaccgacggcgccaccaccaccagcgcggcggcgccataGACGCGCCACACTCCgaccccttcgccgccgcgctcgccgagtGCACCAGGGAGCgctccaccaccgccatcgACGACCTcttccccgcgccgccggcgccaccgccgccgccatcctcctcgcgccgctggtcactctccgccgccgccggcggcggcggcggcgtcttcgGCTCTCTCCTCGACCTGTACGGCTGCAAGAGCGCCATGGCCGTGGCGGAGGGCGCGTTCGTCgtgcggcggccggtggcggcggcgcgtccgTCTGGGCCCAGACGAGCTGCGGGCCAGGGCCGGGCCCGGGCCGGGCGGTGA
- the LOC4349927 gene encoding ABC transporter G family member 25 — protein sequence MPPNGQDLHGGGRGGVVVLPPPPSSPATPHSPSPPPPPSKMDCFLSSVCTPLNLQFIDVAYRVKVSTTAAAAKGAPPGRISHAGGTGGGGGAQEERTILKGITGEARPGEVLAVLGPSGSGKSTLLSILGGRLAGRHAGTVLAGGRAPCRAVQRRTGFVAQDDVLHPHLTVRETLLFCAMLRLPASSPAAAKAAAAEAVIAELGLAPCADTIVGNAFVRGVSGGERKRVSIGHELLVNPSLLVLDEPTSGLDSTAAARLVATLSSLARRGRTVVMSVHQPSTRVYRMFDSVLLLAEGTCLYFGAGRDAMDYFAAVGFSPAFHVNPADFMLDLANGFAQTEYDNCNAADGGNVKQSLISSYNRVLAPRVKASINAGDVHGGEQQPPPPAAESCSGCTSWSNQFAILLRRSLKERRHEAFTSLRLFQIIAPALVAGAMWWRSSPAAVGDRMGLLFFVSIFWGVFASFNAVFAFPQERPVLARERASGMYALSSYFMSRMAGDLPMELALPAAFTVIVYLMAGLNPSPAAFALTLAVILSYVLVAEGLGLAVGAVMMDAKRASTLVTVVMLAYLLTGGFYVHNVPGFMAWAKYTSFTYYCYRLLIAVQYSGRLARLLPPEEARGEASPAACVAALVAMFFAYRLLAYLALRRVRK from the exons ATGCCTCCGAATGGCCAGGACTTgcatggcggcggccgcggcggcgtagtcgtgctacctcctcctccttcgtctccggcgacgccgcactcgccctcgccgccgccgccgccgtccaagaTGGACTGCTTCTTGTCCTCCGTCTGCACGCCGCTCAATCTCCAG TTCATCGACGTGGCGTACCGGGTCAAGGTGtcgaccacggcggcggcggcgaagggggcgccgccggggaggatATCGCACGCCGGGGGAacaggtggtggcggtggcgcgcagGAGGAGAGGACGATACTGAAGGGGATCACCGGCGAGGCGAGGCCGGGGGAGGTGCTGGCGGTGCTGGGCCCATCGGGGAGCGGCAAGTCGACGCTGCTCTCCATCCTcggcggccgcctcgccggccgccacgcCGGGACGGTGCTGGCGGGCGGGCGCGCGCCGTGCCGCGCCGTGCAGCGGCGCACGGGGTTCGTGGCGCAGGACGACGTGCTCCACCCCCACCTCACCGTCCGCGAGACGCTCCTCTTCTGCGCCATGCTCCGCCtcccggcctcctcccccgcagccgccaaggccgccgccgccgaggccgtgATCGCCGAGCTGGGGCTCGCGCCGTGCGCCGACACCATCGTCGGCAACGCGTTCGTCCGCGGCGTGTCGGGGGGCGAGCGGAAGCGCGTCAGCATCGGGCACGAGCTGCTTGTGAACCCGAgcctcctcgtcctcgacgAGCCCACCTCCGGCCtcgactccaccgccgccgcgcgcctcgtCGCCACGCTCTCGTCGCTGGCGCGCAGGGGCCGCACCGTCGTCATGTCCGTCCACCAGCCGTCCACCCGCGTCTACCGCATGTTCGactccgtcctcctcctcgccgagggGACCTGCCTCTACTtcggcgccggccgcgacgCCATGGACtacttcgccgccgtcggcttcTCGCCGGCCTTCCACGTCAACCCCGCCGACTTCATGCTCGACCTTGCCAACG GATTCGCTCAAACAGAGTATGATAATTGCAACGCAGCCGATGGCGGCAACGTGAAGCAGTCGCTGATCTCGTCGTACAACCGAGTGCTCGCGCCGCGGGTGAAGGCGTCCATCAACGCCGGCGACGtccacggcggcgagcagcagccaccgccgccggcggcggagagctgCAGCGGGTGCACGAGCTGGTCGAACCAGTTCGCGATCCTGCTGCGGCGGAGCCTCAAGGAGCGGCGGCACGAGGCGTTCACGTCGCTGCGGCTGTTCCAGATCATCGCGCCGGCGCTGGTGGCGGGGGCCATGTGGTggcggtcgtcgccggcggcggtgggcgaccGGATGGGGCTCCTCTTCTTCGTCTCCATCTTCTGGGGTGTGTTCGCCTCCTTCAACGCCGTGTTCGCGTTCCCGCAGGAGCGGCCCGTGCTGGCGCGGGAGCGCGCGTCGGGGATGTACGCGCTCTCGTCCTACTTCATGTCGCGCATGGCGGGCGACCTCCCCATGGAGCTCGCGCTCCCCGCCGCGTTCACCGTCATCGTCTACCTCATGGCCGGGCTCaacccgtcgccggccgcgttCGCGCTCACGCTCGCCGTGATCCTCTCCTACGTGCTCGTCGCCGAGGGGCtcggcctcgccgtcggcgccgtcatGATGGACGCCAAGCGCGCCTCCACGCTCGTCACCGTCGTCATGCTCGCCTACCTCCTCACCGGCGGCTTCTACGTCCACAACGTGCCGGGGTTCATGGCGTGGGCCAAGTACACCTCCTTCACCTACTACTGCTACCGGCTGCTCATCGCCGTGCAGTACagcggccgcctcgcccgcctcctcccgccggagGAGGCCCGCGGCGAGGCCAGCCCGGCCGCCTGCGTCGCCGCGCTCGTCGCCATGTTCTTCGCCTACCGGCTGCTCGCCTACCTCGCGCTCCGCCGGGTCAGGAAGTGA